The DNA window GTAGGCCGGTAAGCACAGCGCCACCGGGCGATGACAGCAGGCACGGAGCCACTTTTATGCCGGGTGGCGGCTGCGCCTTACCCGGCCTACAGGGTCCTCTCACAGGCTGACACATCGTAGGCCCGGTAAGCGCAGCGCCACCGGGCGATGACAGCAGGCACGGAGCCACTTTTATGCCGGGTGGCGGCTGCGCCTTACCCGGTCCACGGGGTCCTCTCACAGGCTCATACCTCGTAGGCCCGGTAAGCGCAGCGCCACCGGGCGATGACAGCAGGCACGGAGCCACTTTTATGCCGGGTGGCGGCTCCGCCTTACCCGGCCTACGGGGTCCTCTCACAGGCTCATACCTCGTAGGCCCGGTAAGCGCAGCGCCACCGGGCGATGACAGCGGGCACGGAGCCGATTTTGTGCCGGGTGGCGGCTGCGCATGACCCGGCCTGGAGTTCGTGCGACCTGTCGTTAATTTATTCACCATGGTTGCTGAAACTGCCGGTGCTGACGGCCTCAAAATCGCTGAGACGTTCCCGGAAGGTCGGGGCAGCCCGCATGGATGCGGGCTGAGGGCCGTGTTTTGCACGGACGCTGCCTCGGCCCGACCCGAAGCCTGCAGGGAAAAGTCGAAGGGACCACGCAGTGGCGATTTTGCTGGCCGGAGCCCGGGGGTACAGGGGGTGGCGGCGACTGGCCGCCCCCTGTGCGCTCCCTGCGCCATGCCAGGCATAACGCAGAAAATTAACCGGGAGCGCAAGATGCGCTGACGCCACAAATAATATAAAGCACCGCACGGCGGTGCTTTCCCTCACCCTACCCCTTTAACTTCGGATCCAGCGCATCGCGCAGGCCATCTCCCAGCAGATTAAACGCCAGCACGGTCAAGAAAATCGCCACCGCCGGAAACAGCGCCACGTGCGGAGACATCACCATATCCGCCCGCGCCTCGTTGAGCATGGCACCCCACTCCGGCGTGGGCGGCTGCGCGCCGAGGCCGAGAAACGACAGACTGGCCGCCGAAATAATCGATACCCCAATGCGCATGGTGAAATAAACCACGATTGACGACACCGTCCCCGGCAGGATGTGGTGGAAGAGGATGGTGGCATCGCTGGCGCCAATACTGCGCGCCGATTCAATAAAAGTCTGCTGCTTTAATACCAGAGTATTGCCGCGCACCAGCCGGGCGAACGCCGGGATCGAGAAGATCGCCACGGCGATAATCACGTTGGCCATCCCGCTGCCCATGACGGCGACCACCGCGATCGCCAGCAGGATCCCCGGAAAGGCGAACAGCACGTCGCACAGACGCATAATCAGCCGATCCCACCAGCCCTCATAGTAGCCGGCCAGCAGCCCAAGCACCGTGCCGATGGCCGCGCCAATCAGCACCGCCAGCACCCCGGCGGCCAGCGAGATCTGCGCGCCCACCAGCACCCGGCTGAAAATATCGCGCCCCAGCGAGTCGACGCCGAACCAGTGCACCAGCGAAGGCCCCTCGTTAAGCCGGTCATAGTCAAAATAATTTTCCGCATCGTACGGCGCTATCCATGGGGCGACGATGGCCACCGCAATCAGCAACAGCACAAAAATACCGGCGCCCATGGCCACCGGCTGACGCCGAAAGCGCCGCCAGAACTCATGCCAGGGGGTATGGATCTCGCCGGGCCTGATGCCCGGCATGGCGTTCAGCGCCGCCTGCCTTCTCCAGTTAAGCAATCGCACCTTACTTATACCTGATAGCCGGGTTTATGGCCGCGTACAGCACATCAACCACTAAATTGATAAGAATAAACTCCAGCGAAAAGAGCAGCACTTCCGCCTGAATCACCGGGTAATCGCGCATTTCTACCGAATCGACCAGCAGTCGCCCCAGCCCCGGCCAGTTGAAGACCTTCTCCACGACGATCGAGCCGCCGAGCAGAAAGCCGAACTGCAGCCCCATCATGGTGACGACCGGGATCATCGCATTGCGCAGACCATGCTTGAGCACCACCCGCGTTTCGCTCACCCCTTTCGCCCGGGCGGTACGCATATAGTCTTCATGCAGCACATCGACGAACGACGCGCGGGTAAAGCGCGCCATCACCGCCGCCACCGCCGCGCCGAGGGTCAGCGAAGGCAAAATATAGTGCCGCCAGCTGTCGGCCCCCACCGTCGGCAGCCAGCCCAGCTCAACCGAAAACACCTGCATCAGCAGCATACCAAGGGCAAAGGCCGGAAACGAAATGCCGCTCACCGCCAGCGCCATTCCCAGACGGTCGGGCCAGCGATTGCGCCACACCGCCGCCGCGATCCCCGCCGCCATGCCAAACAGCACCGCCCAGCTCATGCTGGCCAGCGTCAGCCACAGGGTGGGCATAAAGCGGCTGGCTATCTCACTGGCAACGGGACGCCGCGAGGCCATGGACATGCCAAAATCGCCGCGCAGCACGTTGGTGATGTAGTGCCAAAACTGGACGTGCAGCGGCTGGTCAAGCCCCAGCTGCTGGCGCACCATCGCCACCACCTGGGCGTCGGCTTCCGGTCCGGCAATCAGCCGCGCCGGATCGCCGGGCAGCATATGGACGAAGAGAAACACCAGCACCGCGACGATTAGCAGGGTGGGGATCAGCCCCAGCAGGCGCTTAATCACATAGTTGAGCATCGTACCTCCACCACCCGCCCCGCGGAAAAACCGCCCTCCTCCCACCCGTGCCGGAGGGCATCATCTCGACCTTCACGGTGTTAAATCTGCCTGTTCGAAGCTGAAGCCGGTGTCCGGCTGGATATAGAAGCCAGTGAGATTCTTGCTGTGGGCAGAGACCAGTTTCTCCACCACCAGCGGCACCCACGGCGACTCTTTCCAGATAATATCCTGCGCCGCTTTATAGAGTTTGGTTTTCTCTTGCGGATCGGTGGTTTTCAGCGCCTCGCTCAGTGCGCTATCCACCTGCGGGTTGCTGTAAAAGGCGGTGTTGAACAGGGTCGGCGGCCAGTTTTGGGAAGCAAACAGCGGCGACAGCGCCCAGTCGGCTTCGCCAGTGGAGGCGGACCAGCCGGTATAGAACATCCGTACCCCGCTCTCTTTCTGCCCTTTACCTTCCACTTCCGCCGCCCGCTGACCGGCGTCCATCGCCGTCACCTGCGCCTTAATGCCCACCTGCGCCAGCTGCTGCTGGGTAAACTGCAGCACTTTCTGTGCGGTGCTGTGGTTATGTGACGACCACAGCGTCGTGTTAAACCCGTTGGGGTAGCCGGCCTCTTTCAGCAGCTGGCGCGCTTTCGCCGGATCGTAAGGCCACGCGGGGTAGCTCTGGGCGTAGGCAATCGACGGCGGCACCACGCCGGTCGCCGGGGTGGCGTAGCCGGCAAACGCCACCTTGACCAGCGCCTGGCGGTTGATGGCGTAGTTGATCGCTTCGCGCACCTTCGGATTATCGAACGGCTTCTGCGTCACGTTCATGCTGATGTAACGCTGCATGATCGACGGACTGGCCACCAGCTCCAGTTTGCTGTTTTTCGCCAGCAGCGGCGCCTGCTCATAGGGGATCGGGAAGGCGAACTGCGCCTCGCCGGTCTGCAGCATCGCCGCCCGGGTATTGTTATCGACCACCGGTCGCCAGGTAATGGAATCCAGCTTCGGCAGCCCCGGCTGCCAGTAGCCATCGAACTTGCTGACCTTCACGAAGTCGGTCTGGTTCCAGGTATCGAGCTTATACGGCCCGGTGCCGACCGGGTGGAAGCCGATGTCTTTGCCATATTTTTTCAGCGCCGCCGGCGAAATCATCGCCGTCGCCGGATGGGCGAGAATATTAATAAACGCCGAGAACGGCTGCTTGAGGGTAATTTTCACCGTGGTTGGATCGACCGCCTCGGTGCTGGCGATATTTTTATACAGGTTATAGCGCTTAAGATGGTTTTCCGGGTTGCTGGCGCGGTCGAGGTTAGCCTTGACCGCCTCGGCGTTAAAGTCGGTGCCATCCTGGAATTTCACCCCGCTGTGCAGCTTGATGGTGTACACCAGGCCATCCGGCGATACGGTGTAGCTCTCGGCAAGGACATTTTGCAGCTTCATCTCTTTATCAAGGCCGAACAGGCCTTGATAAAAGGACTTCGCCACCGCCTGCGACAGGGTATCGTTGGCATCATAGGGGTCGAGCGTCGTGAAGTTAGACCCGACCGCCACCACCACATCTTTGGCGGCAAAAGCGGGGGCGCTCGCCAGGGCCGCCGCGATACTCAGCGCCAGCCACCATTTGCGTGAAACAGGTTGTGTCATCGTGTTCTCCTGAAAAGGTGCGTTATGTGTTGTTATGCTCTGCCCAGCACATCGGCGGCGTCGCGGGCGACGAAGTGGCCCGGCCCAACCTGCTGCAATGGCGGGCTGGCGATCTCTTCGCCCCGCTTATAAATATTGCCCGGAACGTCATCTGACAGCAGGACCCGTTGCGGATGACGGTAGGCCGGGTCGGCCACCGGTACGGCGGCCATGAGCTTACGGGTATAGGGGTGCTGCGGGTTTTCAAACACCGCGCGGCGCGGGCCGATTTCGACAATCCGGCCGCGATACATCACCGCCACGCGGTGGCTGATGCGCTCCACCACCGCCATATCATGGGAAATAAACAGAAACGCGATGCCCATTTCGCGCTGCAGGTCGAGCATCAGATTGATAATCTGCGCCCGAATGGAGACATCCAGGGCCGACACCGACTCATCGGCAATCACCACCTTCGGATTAAGCGCCAGCGCGCGGGCAATGCAGATCCGCTGCCGCTGGCCGCCGGAAAAGGCGTGGGGGTAGCGCCAGGCATGCTCCGGCTGCAGCCCCACGCGCTTAAGCAGCCAGGCGACCCGCTCGCGCGCCGCCTCCCTGTCCAGCAGGCCATGCACCCGCAGCGGCTCCATAATCGAATCGCCGACTGTCTGGCGCGGATCGAGCGAGGCGTAAGGGTCCTGAAAAATAAACTGAATATTGCGCCGCAGGGACTGCAGCTTGCTGCCGGAGAGGGTATCGATCCGCTGACCATCGAAGGTAATGGTGCCCCCCTGGGTCTCAACCAGCCTCAGCAGCGCCCGGCCGGTAGTCGACTTGCCGCAGCCGGACTCCCCCACCAGCGACAGGGTCTCTCCCGGCCAGAGATCAAAACTCACCTTCTCCACCGCATGCACTTCGCGCGTCACGCGATTGAGCAGTCCGCCGCGCACCGGAAAACGGGCCACCAGATCGCGCACCTGCAGAATAGGCTCCCCCGCCACCACCGTGTCTGGCGTGTCTGTCTCCGCCAGCGGCTGCCCCGGTAGCGGGAAGCGGCGCGGCAGATCCTGACCGCGCATCTCCCCCAGCCGGGGGACCGCCGCCAACAGCGACTGCGTATAAGGATGCTGCGGTGAACGGAAAATCTCCTCGACGCTGCCGGTCTCCACCGCCTCGCCGCGATACATGACCAGCACCCGATCGGCGATATCGGCCACCACCCCCATGTCGTGGGTGATAAAGATTACCCCCATCGCCATCTCCTTTTGCAGGACGGTGATAAGTTGCAAAATTTGCGCCTGAATGGTGACATCCAGCGCCGTGGTCGGCTCGTCGGCAATCAGCACCGCCGGCCGACAGGAGAGCGCCATGGCGATCATCACCCGCTGGCGCATGCCGCCGGAGAGCTGGTGCGGATAGCGTGAGAGCATCTCTTCCGCCTGGGGAATACGCACCTGGTCGAGCATCTTTTTCGCCGCGCGCAGCGCCTCTTCGCGCCCCAACCCCTGGTGCAGGCGCAGGGATTCGGCGATCTGCTCGCCGATGGTGAATACCGGGTTCAGCGAGGTCATCGGCTCCTGAAAAATCATCGCCAGATCCGCGCCGCGTACCCGGCGCATTTCGGCCTCCGATTGCTCATTGAGCGCGATCACCTGCCGGTTGCGCCGTCGCAGCCACAGCCCCTCGCTGCTCACCTCGCTGCTGGCGGCGTCAAGCAGACGCATCAGCGCCAGCGCGGTGACCGATTTTCCCGAACCGGACTCCCCGACAATCGCCAGCGTCTCGCCGCGGCGCAGGCTGAAGGAAAGCTGACGCACGGCCTGCACCTCTGGCGCATCCTGCTGGCGGAACGCCACGTTCAGGTTGCGCACCACCAGTACTTCGCAGGTATCCGTTTCGTGAGTTTGCGGCACTCTCCTCTCCCTTGTTCTATTCGCGATAAATGCCAATGGTCGGCGTATCGCCGGCATAGCACCAGGCGCGGTACATGCCTTCGCTGTTAAACGGTAAAACGACGTTGCCTTCGCGATCGACGGCAATCAGCCCGCCGCTGCCGCCGAGGGCCGGCAGCTTCTCCATCACCACCCGCTCGCAGGCGGAATAGAGACTGAGCTGACCGTACTCCATCAGGGCGGCGATATCGTAGGCCGCCAGGGTACGCATAAAGACTTCGCCGGTGCCGGTGCAGGAGACCGCCACGCTGGCGTTGTTGGCGTAGCACCCCGCGCCCGGCAGCGGGCTGTCGCCGACGCGTCCGGGCAGTTTGTTGGTCATGCCGCCGGTGGAGGTCGCCGCCGCCAGATTGCCGGCCAGATCGAGCGCCACCGCCCCGACGGTGCCCATTTTCTGCCGTTCGTCGAGCGGAGCGGCGTGATGGTCAAGGATGATCTCCCCGCCCGCTTTCGCCTCCTGCAGCTGCAGCAGACGCTCGGGGGTGGAAAAGAGATCGTTATCGACGCGCGCCATTCCGTGGGAGAAGGCGAAATTTTCCGCCCCCTCGCCGATCAGCAGCACGTGCGGGCTCTCCTCCAGCACCAGACGCGCCGCCAGCACCGGATTACGTAGATGTTTGACCCCGGCCACCGCCCCCGCCTGCAGGCTGTAGCCGTCCATCACGCAGGCGTCCAGCTCGTGGGTTTGATCGTGGGTAAATACCGAGCCCATCCCGGCGTTAAACAGCGGACACTCCTCCAGCAGACGGACGGCCTCGGTCACGGCATCCAGCGCACTGGCGCCTGCAGCCAACATTTTCTGCCCGCTTTCGACGATAGCCGACAGCGCCGCCACGTACTCCCGCTCCCGCTCCGGCGTCATCTGCGCGCGAGAAATCGCCCCTGCGCCGCCGTGAATTGCTATAACCGCCTTGCCCATTTCGCCAGTCCTTAACGATGAAGTGGATAGCCCCCGCCCTGTCGTACCGCGTCGCGGCACCGGTCACGTCAGGAATAAGGGTATTGATATCATTATATTGCTGAATGCCTTATACAATTTTTGAATATAGAAAGAGCGGCGGTCGATGTAAAGCCTCGTACCCAGGTGGCATACAGCCCGCGCCGCTTTTCTGCCATAATAGGCGTTTTCGCCGTTTTGCCCGCAGGAGTGACCCATGGATTTTACCGCCGGACTGATGCCGCTCGACACAGCCCTCACCCAGATGCTCGATCGTATTACGCCGCTGAGCGCGACGGAAACTGTACCGCTGTTGCAGGCCTTCGCGCGCGTCACCGCCCATGACATTATCTCCCCGCTGGATGTCCCCGGCTTTGATAACGCGGCGATGGATGGCTATGCCGTCCGGTTGAGCGACCTCAACGACGGCGCGGCCCTGCCGGTCGCCGGGAAGGCCTTTGCCGGCCAGCCGTTTCACGACGCCTGGCCCACCGGCACCTGTATCCGCATCATGACCGGCGCGCCGGTGCCTGCGGGCTGCGACGCGGTAGTCATGCAGGAAGAGACCGAACAGACCGACGCCGGCGTGCGCTTTGCCGCGCCGGTGAAAGCCGGGCAGCATATTCGCCGCCGCGGGGAAGATATCGCCCACGGCGCGGTGGTCTTCCCGGCGGGAACGCCGCTGACGGTAGCCGAGCTGCCGGTGCTGGCCTCGCTGGGCATTGCCGACGTCGAGGTGGTGCGCAAGGTTCGCGTCGCGGTCTTCTCGACCGGCGATGAGCTGCAGCTGCCGGGTCAACCGCTTGGCGACGGCCAGATTTACGATACCAACCGCCTGGCGGTGCATCTGATGCTCGAACAGCTGGGCTGCGAGGTCATTAACCTCGGCATTATTCCTGACGATCCGACGCAACTGCGTGAGGCCTTTATCGCCGCCGACCAGCAGGCCGACGTGGTCATCAGCTCCGGTGGCGTCTCGGTGGGCGAAGCCGACTACACCAAAACCATTCTTGAAGAGCTGGGGGAGATCGGCTTCTGGAAGCTGGCGATCAAGCCGGGCAAACCCTTCGCCTTCGGCAAGCTCAGCAGCAGCTGGTTCTGCGGCCTGCCGGGCAACCCGGTTTCCGCCACCGTCACCTTCTGTCAGCTGGTACAGCCGCTGCTGGCGAAGCTCTCCGGTAAGCACGGTCCGCTTCAGGCGACCCGCCTGCGGGTGCGGGCCGCCGCGCGGCTGAAAAAGTCCCCGGGCCGCCTCGATTTTCAGCGCGGTATTCTGCAGCGCAACCCGGACGGCGAGCTGGTGGTGACCACCACCGGTCATCAGGGCTCGCACATTTTCAGCTCTTTCAGCCTCGGCAACTGCTTTATCGTGCTGGAGCGCGAGCGCGGCCACGTTGAAGCGGGCGAATGGGTCGACGTCGAACCGTTCAGCCATCTGTTTGGGGGGCTGTAATGGCCGTGGAGCTGAGCGATGAAGAGATGCTGCGCTATAACCGACAGATTGTTTTGCGCGGTTTTGATTTTGACGGCCAGGAGCGGCTAAAGGCCGCTCGCGTGCTGGTGGTCGGCCTCGGCGGACTTGGCTGCGCCGCCGCGCAGTATCTGGCCGCCGCCGGGGTGGGGCAGCTCACCCTGCTCGATTTCGACACCGTCTCGCTCTCTAATCTGCAACGCCAGACGCTGCACAGCGACGCCGCCATCGGCCAGCCGAAGGTGGACTCCGCCCGCGAGGCGCTGGCGCGCATTAATCCGCACGTTCATCTGGTGCCGCTCAATGCCTTACTGGACGAAGCGGCGCTGGCGGGGCAGATTGCCGGGCACGATCTGGTGCTCGACTGCACCGACAACGTCGCCATTCGTAACCAGCTCAACGCCGGCTGCTTCCGCCACCAAACCCCGCTGGTTTCCGGGGCGGCGATCCGTATGGAGGGGCAGATCAGCGTCTTCACGTATCAGGAGGGCGAACCCTGCTACCGCTGCCTGAGCCGCCTGTTTGGCGAAAACGCCCTCACCTGCGTCGAAGCCGGCGTGATGGCCCCGCTGGTGGGCACTATCGGTTCCCTGCAGGCGATGGAGGCCATTAAGCTGTTGACCGGCTACGGCACGCCCGCCAGCGGGAAAATCGTGATGTACGACGCCATGACCTGCCAGTTTCGTGAAATGAAGCTGATGCGCCACCCGCAGTGCGAGGTATGCGGTACGCGCTAACGTTCAGCCGCCGGCGAGGGTCGTCGCCGGTGAAGTTGTGACCTCTGCCGTTATTCTATCCCCTGGCGATTATCGCCATCCCGCTTGTTGATTTGCGTCAATATAACTTTCATTCGAAAGTGTTTTTATATTCATACGCAAACAAGAGGGTAAGCCATGATCTTCAATATCCAGCGCTATTCCACCCATGACGGCCCAGGGATCCGCACCGTCGTCTTCCTGAAAGGCTGCTCGCTGGGCTGCCGCTGGTGCCAGAACCCGGAGAGCCGCGCCCGCAGCGAAGACCTGCTGTATGACCCGCGCCTGTGCCTGGCTGGCTGCGAGCTGTGCCAGCAGGCGGCGCCGGCGGTTACCACCCGCACCCTCGAGGGTCTGATCATTCACCGGCAACACGTTAACGACAGCCATATCGCCGCGCTGCGCGACTGCTGCCCCACCACCGCGCTCACGGTGTGCGGCGAGGAGAAGAGCGTCGAGGAGATCATGGCGACGGTGCTGCGCGATAAACCCTTTTACGATCGCAGCGGCGGCGGCATCACCCTTTCCGGCGGCGAACCCTTTATGAACCCGGCCCTGGCGCAGGCGCTGTTGGAGGCCAGCCATCAGGCGGGTATCCATACCGCTGTGGAAACCTGCCTGCACGTACCGTGGAAATACATTGAGCCGGCTTTACCCTTCATCGACCTGTTTCTCGCCGACCTGAAGCACGTCGACGAGGCCGTTTTCAGGCAGTGGACCGACGGCAGCGCCCGCCGGGTGCTGGACAACCTGCAGCACCTGGCGCAGGCGGGGAAAAACATCATTATTCGCGTGCCGTTAATCCAGGGATTCAACGCCAGCGAAGCCGACATTACCGCCATCACTGATTTTGCCGCCGACCGCCTGCGGGTCAGCGAAATCCATTTCCTGCCCTACCACACGCTGGGAATGAATAAATACCAGTTACTCAGTCAGCCCTACACCGCACCGGATAAACCGCTGGATGCTCCCGAGCTGCTCGCCTTTGCGCAGGATTATGCGCGGAGCAAGGGGCTAACGGCGATCTTACGAGGATAACCCCTATGACTACCCTGAAACTCAACACCCTCAGCGCCCGTATCCAGGCCCATAAAATGGCGCTGGTGCATATCGTCAAGCCGCCGGTCTGTACCGAACGCGCCCGCCACTATACCGAGATGTATCAGCAGCATCTTGATAAGCCGATCCCGGTGCGCCGCGCCCTGGCCCTCGCTCACCACCTGGCCGAGCGCACCATCTGGATCAAGCACGATGAGCTGATCGTCGGCAACCAGGCCAGCGAAGTGCGCGCCGCGCCGATCTTCCCGGAATACACCGTCAGCTGGATCGAGAAAGAGATCGACGATCTCGCCGACCGCCCCGGCGCCGGCTTCGCGGTCAGCGAAGAGAACAAGCGCGTACTGCACGAAGTGTGCCCGTGGTGGCGCGGCCAGACCGTGCAGGACCGCTGCTACGGCATGTTTACCGATGAGCAGAAAGCGCTCCTCGCCACCGGCATTATTAAGGCCGAGGGCAACATGACCTCCGGCGACGCTCACCTGGCGGTCAACTACCCGCTGCTGCTGGAGAAAGGACTGGACGGCATGCGCGCGAAAGTCGCCGAACGCCGGTCGCGCATCAACCTGACGGTGCTGGAAGACCTGCACGGCGAACAGTTCCTGAAAGCGATTGATATTGTGCTGGCGGCGGTCAGCGACCACAGCAAACGCTTTGCCGCGCTGGCGCGCGAGATGGCGACGGCAGAATCCCGTGACGCACGCCGCGATGAGCTGCTGGCGATTGCCGAAAACTGCAATATCATCGCCCATGAGCCGCCGAAGACCTTCTGGCAGGCGCTGCAGCTGTGCTACTTCATTCAGCTGATCCTGCAGATTGAATCCAATGGCCACTCGGTCTCGTTTGGCCGCATGGACCAGTACCTCTATCCGTACTACCGCCGCGACGTTGAGCTACAGCAATCGTTGGATCGCGAACAGGCCATTGAGCTGCTGCACAGCTGCTGGCTGAAGCTGCTGGAGGTCAACAAGATCCGCTCCGGCTCGCACTCCAAGGCCTCAGCCGGCAGCCCGCTGTATCAGAACGTCACCATCGGCGGCCAGAACCTGGTGGACGGCCAGCCGCAGGACGCGGTCAACCCGCTGTCGTACGCCATTCTGGAATCCTGCGGTCGTCTGCGCTCGACCCAGCCGAACCTCAGCGTGCGCTACCACGCCGGAATGAGCAACGACTTCCTCGACGCCTGCGTCCAGGTGATCCGCTGCGGCTTCGGCATGCCGGCGTTTAATAACGACGAAATCGTGATCCCGGAATTTATCAAGCTGGGAATCGAGCCGCAGGATGCCTACGATTATGCGGCCATCGGCTGCATCGAAACCGCGGTCGGCGGCAAATGGGGTTATCGCTGCACCGGCATGAGCTTCATCAACTTCG is part of the Klebsiella quasipneumoniae subsp. quasipneumoniae genome and encodes:
- the gsiD gene encoding glutathione ABC transporter permease GsiD, whose amino-acid sequence is MRLLNWRRQAALNAMPGIRPGEIHTPWHEFWRRFRRQPVAMGAGIFVLLLIAVAIVAPWIAPYDAENYFDYDRLNEGPSLVHWFGVDSLGRDIFSRVLVGAQISLAAGVLAVLIGAAIGTVLGLLAGYYEGWWDRLIMRLCDVLFAFPGILLAIAVVAVMGSGMANVIIAVAIFSIPAFARLVRGNTLVLKQQTFIESARSIGASDATILFHHILPGTVSSIVVYFTMRIGVSIISAASLSFLGLGAQPPTPEWGAMLNEARADMVMSPHVALFPAVAIFLTVLAFNLLGDGLRDALDPKLKG
- the moeB gene encoding molybdopterin-synthase adenylyltransferase MoeB; the encoded protein is MAVELSDEEMLRYNRQIVLRGFDFDGQERLKAARVLVVGLGGLGCAAAQYLAAAGVGQLTLLDFDTVSLSNLQRQTLHSDAAIGQPKVDSAREALARINPHVHLVPLNALLDEAALAGQIAGHDLVLDCTDNVAIRNQLNAGCFRHQTPLVSGAAIRMEGQISVFTYQEGEPCYRCLSRLFGENALTCVEAGVMAPLVGTIGSLQAMEAIKLLTGYGTPASGKIVMYDAMTCQFREMKLMRHPQCEVCGTR
- the gsiB gene encoding glutathione ABC transporter substrate-binding protein GsiB, translating into MTQPVSRKWWLALSIAAALASAPAFAAKDVVVAVGSNFTTLDPYDANDTLSQAVAKSFYQGLFGLDKEMKLQNVLAESYTVSPDGLVYTIKLHSGVKFQDGTDFNAEAVKANLDRASNPENHLKRYNLYKNIASTEAVDPTTVKITLKQPFSAFINILAHPATAMISPAALKKYGKDIGFHPVGTGPYKLDTWNQTDFVKVSKFDGYWQPGLPKLDSITWRPVVDNNTRAAMLQTGEAQFAFPIPYEQAPLLAKNSKLELVASPSIMQRYISMNVTQKPFDNPKVREAINYAINRQALVKVAFAGYATPATGVVPPSIAYAQSYPAWPYDPAKARQLLKEAGYPNGFNTTLWSSHNHSTAQKVLQFTQQQLAQVGIKAQVTAMDAGQRAAEVEGKGQKESGVRMFYTGWSASTGEADWALSPLFASQNWPPTLFNTAFYSNPQVDSALSEALKTTDPQEKTKLYKAAQDIIWKESPWVPLVVEKLVSAHSKNLTGFYIQPDTGFSFEQADLTP
- the gsiA gene encoding glutathione ABC transporter ATP-binding protein GsiA; this encodes MPQTHETDTCEVLVVRNLNVAFRQQDAPEVQAVRQLSFSLRRGETLAIVGESGSGKSVTALALMRLLDAASSEVSSEGLWLRRRNRQVIALNEQSEAEMRRVRGADLAMIFQEPMTSLNPVFTIGEQIAESLRLHQGLGREEALRAAKKMLDQVRIPQAEEMLSRYPHQLSGGMRQRVMIAMALSCRPAVLIADEPTTALDVTIQAQILQLITVLQKEMAMGVIFITHDMGVVADIADRVLVMYRGEAVETGSVEEIFRSPQHPYTQSLLAAVPRLGEMRGQDLPRRFPLPGQPLAETDTPDTVVAGEPILQVRDLVARFPVRGGLLNRVTREVHAVEKVSFDLWPGETLSLVGESGCGKSTTGRALLRLVETQGGTITFDGQRIDTLSGSKLQSLRRNIQFIFQDPYASLDPRQTVGDSIMEPLRVHGLLDREAARERVAWLLKRVGLQPEHAWRYPHAFSGGQRQRICIARALALNPKVVIADESVSALDVSIRAQIINLMLDLQREMGIAFLFISHDMAVVERISHRVAVMYRGRIVEIGPRRAVFENPQHPYTRKLMAAVPVADPAYRHPQRVLLSDDVPGNIYKRGEEIASPPLQQVGPGHFVARDAADVLGRA
- the moeA gene encoding molybdopterin molybdotransferase MoeA produces the protein MDFTAGLMPLDTALTQMLDRITPLSATETVPLLQAFARVTAHDIISPLDVPGFDNAAMDGYAVRLSDLNDGAALPVAGKAFAGQPFHDAWPTGTCIRIMTGAPVPAGCDAVVMQEETEQTDAGVRFAAPVKAGQHIRRRGEDIAHGAVVFPAGTPLTVAELPVLASLGIADVEVVRKVRVAVFSTGDELQLPGQPLGDGQIYDTNRLAVHLMLEQLGCEVINLGIIPDDPTQLREAFIAADQQADVVISSGGVSVGEADYTKTILEELGEIGFWKLAIKPGKPFAFGKLSSSWFCGLPGNPVSATVTFCQLVQPLLAKLSGKHGPLQATRLRVRAAARLKKSPGRLDFQRGILQRNPDGELVVTTTGHQGSHIFSSFSLGNCFIVLERERGHVEAGEWVDVEPFSHLFGGL
- a CDS encoding glycyl-radical enzyme activating protein, which gives rise to MIFNIQRYSTHDGPGIRTVVFLKGCSLGCRWCQNPESRARSEDLLYDPRLCLAGCELCQQAAPAVTTRTLEGLIIHRQHVNDSHIAALRDCCPTTALTVCGEEKSVEEIMATVLRDKPFYDRSGGGITLSGGEPFMNPALAQALLEASHQAGIHTAVETCLHVPWKYIEPALPFIDLFLADLKHVDEAVFRQWTDGSARRVLDNLQHLAQAGKNIIIRVPLIQGFNASEADITAITDFAADRLRVSEIHFLPYHTLGMNKYQLLSQPYTAPDKPLDAPELLAFAQDYARSKGLTAILRG
- the iaaA gene encoding beta-aspartyl-peptidase, yielding MGKAVIAIHGGAGAISRAQMTPEREREYVAALSAIVESGQKMLAAGASALDAVTEAVRLLEECPLFNAGMGSVFTHDQTHELDACVMDGYSLQAGAVAGVKHLRNPVLAARLVLEESPHVLLIGEGAENFAFSHGMARVDNDLFSTPERLLQLQEAKAGGEIILDHHAAPLDERQKMGTVGAVALDLAGNLAAATSTGGMTNKLPGRVGDSPLPGAGCYANNASVAVSCTGTGEVFMRTLAAYDIAALMEYGQLSLYSACERVVMEKLPALGGSGGLIAVDREGNVVLPFNSEGMYRAWCYAGDTPTIGIYRE
- the gsiC gene encoding glutathione ABC transporter permease GsiC, translated to MLNYVIKRLLGLIPTLLIVAVLVFLFVHMLPGDPARLIAGPEADAQVVAMVRQQLGLDQPLHVQFWHYITNVLRGDFGMSMASRRPVASEIASRFMPTLWLTLASMSWAVLFGMAAGIAAAVWRNRWPDRLGMALAVSGISFPAFALGMLLMQVFSVELGWLPTVGADSWRHYILPSLTLGAAVAAVMARFTRASFVDVLHEDYMRTARAKGVSETRVVLKHGLRNAMIPVVTMMGLQFGFLLGGSIVVEKVFNWPGLGRLLVDSVEMRDYPVIQAEVLLFSLEFILINLVVDVLYAAINPAIRYK